A stretch of DNA from Kitasatospora kifunensis:
CGGTGATTGCGGCGTCGGCGAGCCGAAGGCGGATCCGGCCGTGTGACGGTCGCTCAGCTGCAGGAGGCGTTGTCGGGAGCCTCTACGGAGGTCCCGTTGGCGTAGAGCCAATCCGTTCCCCTGGCGGTGCCGTCCCAGTCGGACGGGCTCGTGCACCCGTTGGGGGTCGAAGTGAGCGTCGCGAAGGCCCACCATTGGTCCGGTTTGGCGTTATGAACCTCGAAGCCGGGCGAAGAGACGTCCTTGTCCGTCGTGTTGTCGGTGGTGAAGGGGAAGTCGGGGCCGTAGTAGTGAGACCCGGTGCCAACCTGCACCCAGGTCCCGGGGAACCGTGTCTGGAAGTCGGCCGACCACTGGAAGTGGCCGCGCGCGTTGACCACACCGCCGCCGCAGACCTGGTACTGCTGCTCGACCTGGCCGGCGTAGTAGCCGAATCCGTACAGGTTGCCCGGTGAGCCGACGTTGTTCCACGGGGCGCCACAGTCGGCCATGGGGCGGACGTCGGCGTTGGCGGCGGGTGCTGCGATGCCGATGCCGCAGAGTGCTGCCGCGGTTGCGGCGATGGCGATTGTCTTCCGGGTCCGCATGGTCCTCCTGTTGTCCAGTAGTTCTGATCCCAGCCGGAGCATCAAGACGGCTGGCGTCGTGGTTGGCCGGAATTGGCTATCCGTTTGCTCTCGAACCTCGTCGGAGATGACGGATCGCGAGCGCGCATCCGAGTCGGCCTCGGCCCGCCTGGGCAGCGGTGGTGCCTGCTACCCAGATCCCTCCGAGCGGTAGGCACCACCACACGGGCCGGGTCAGGAGTTGCAGTTCGAGAGCATGTCGTTGTGGAACAATGCTGCGCCGTCCACGTAGGGGGCGAAGACCCAGCCGTTTAGGTAATTCCAGTTCGGGTCGTTCTGGGGCGACCAGGCGTTGATCTTGTACCAGACGTCGCCGTCGTTGTAGACCTGGCCGCCGGAGACCCAGCAGAGGATGCTGACCTCGTCGGGTGCCCACAGGGTGATGTACTTCGTGGAAGTCGCGTCCGGGGAGGCGTAGACGCCGACACCGTGCGACGTGCTCAGGGTTTCACTGGCGTTGGCGAGGCCCGGCACGGCAAGGACCATCGCGGAGGCGCCGAGCGCCAGCGCACCGACCCGGATGAACCACTTACGAGGCATTTCTGCTCCTTTCCACCGGCGGCCCGAGTGACTGCCGGACTCCCTCAGGGGCTGGACGTTCGCTGACCCGCATATCAGGCCCTCGATCGTCCACCTGCCGCCCGGAGCGGAACCGTCCTTCGCTGAGTGCGCGATCCAGACCATGGACCGGCCCCGCGCCGAGCGGCACGACCAGGTTCCTTGATACGGCCGGGTGAAGTCCCGTTTCCCGTACGAACCCGTACAGCCCGCTCATAGACTCTTCTTGTCAAGAACACAGCTGCATGGGGGCATCGTGGGTGAGCTGCGGGACGGCATGCCGGATCCGGACAGGGCCGAGGATCTGGCTGAGTTCATCGGTCTGCTGGGCGAGTTGCGGGCCTGGGCGAGGATGCCCTCGTAGCGGGTGCTGGCGAAACAGGTCGGGCCACTGATGCGGCCCGCGCGCGACATCGCGCTCACCACCGTCGTGGACACGTTCAAGACCGAGCGCCGCCGCCTGGACCTGGACCTCGTCGTGGCCATCGTCCGAGCGCTGGGGGCCGACGAGCCGACGGTCGATCGCTGGCGCGAGGCCTGCATCAAGGTGCACGGGTTTGCCAAGCAGGGCGGCCCTGTCGGGGTGTTCGGTCAACTCCCAACGGATCTGGCGACGTTCACCGGGCGCCGCGAGGAACTCGCCCGCCTGATCTCAGAAGCAACGCACCCACACGAAGGGATCGGCTCCGGCGCTCACACCGTAGTGATCTCCGCGATCGAGGGCATGGCCGGGGTGGGCAAGACCCAGCTCGCCGTCCGTGCCGCCCACGAGCTGGTTCGCGCCGGACGCTTTGCCGACCTCCAGCTGCATGTGAACCTGCGTGGCTTCGACCCCGAGCTTCCGCCTGCGGACCCGTCCGCTGTGCTTGAGGCGTTCCTGCGGCAGTTGGGCGTGCCTGCGCAGCAGATCCCCGCCAGTCGGGACGAGCGCGCGGCGATGTACCGCGACCAGCTCAGGGGACGCAGCGCGCTGGTCCTACTCGACAACGCCGCCAACGAGGACCAGGTCCGTGACCTCCTTCCGGCCAGCTCCACCAGTCTCGTGTTGATCACCAGTCGGCGCAGTCTGGCCGGCCTGGATGGCGTCACCCCGTACCTGATCGATATTTTCTCCGACGCCGAATCACTGGACTTGCTGGGGCGGATCGCCGGCCGCGAACGCGTCGGAGCGGAACCCGTCGCGGCCGCCCGCATCGTCGAGTACTGCGATCACCTTCCGCTGGCCCTTGCCTTGGCGGCTGCCCGGCTGCGCTCGCGGCCCGCCTGGAGTCTCGCTGAGCTGGCCAACCGCCTGCAGACCGGTCGACTGGAGGCGATCCGCGCCGGCGGCCGCGCGATACGCCCCGTCCTCGACCTGTCGTACCGTGACCTGGCCGAGCCGCTCCGGCGCGTTTTCTGCCTCCTCGGCCACCACCCCGGCCCCGACTTCACCCCCGCCATGGTCGCCGCCCTCTGCGGCATCCCCACCCACGAAGCCGAGGACGCCCTGGAGTCGCTCCAGGACGAGAACCTGGTCCGCCAATCCACGCCGGGTCGCTACGAACTCCACGACCTGCTTCGGGCCTTCGCCCTCGAAACAGCGGCGAACAATGCAACCATCGAAAGCTCAGTAGCACTGGAGCGTCTCGCGCGATGGTTTCTTCATTCCGCGCACGGTGCGGCGACGGCCATGAACGCACCCAGACTTCCTGAACTCGCCGACGCAGGAGACGTCGCACCGTTGGGATTCGACTCCTACAAGGTGGCTCTGGCTTGGCTCGACGCGGAGCATGAGAATCTCATCGCCGTACATCGCGCAGCAGCGGGGGCGAAGCTCTACGACACCACCTGGCGGCTGCCGATCATCCTCAACCATTTCGAGAATCTTCGATTCCACAAAATCCACAGCGCGGAAGCGCACCGGATCGCTGCGGAAGCCGCGCGAGAACGCGGTGACAGCGCAGTGGTCGCATGGAATTTGCTCGGTGCCAGCGCATCGCTTCACGCGCTGTCCCGGTTTGATGAAGCGGAAGCAATGCTCACCGAGGCACTTCGCCTTTACCGTTCGGCGCATGATCGGCACGGCGAGGCCGTGGCCCTGGGCGATCTGGGAAATCATTACAACTCCCTCGGCCGATACGATGACGCTATCAGGGTGCTCAAACGCGGGATTGCAGTCAATGAAGCCGTCGGCGATCGACAAAGCGTGATCATCTGCAAGCTGAACCTGGGCGTCGCCTATTATCTGCTCGACAACTTGAAGGCGGCAACTGCCTGTTTCCAACAAGCTCTGACCGCTGCTCGGGCTTGCGGCGAACGCCGCGCAGAATGCATCGCCCTGGGCAATCTTGGCGAAGTGTACCTACGTCTCGGCCGAGCCGAACGCGCGTATGCTTTTTACTCGGAGCAACAGCAGGTAGCCGAGGAGACCGGTGGACTCGAATACCACGGGAAGAGCCTCGCCGGCCTCGGCGACACCCTCCATGCCATGGGCCTCCTGGATGAGGCCCGATCGTCCTGGCAAAAGGCATACGCCATACTCTCGGAGATCGGAAGCCCGGGGGCCGATAAAGTGCGCGCACTGATACAGAACAGCGAAACCAACACAGACGACGACCGCCAGACGTTGGGCAGCCCATCGTCAAGGATCTCGTAACCAATTACTGAACTTGAATTGGGTGCGGTTCTTCTGGAGGGAAGGGCTGAGCTGGGAGAATGCTGATCGGGGCTGTACCTGGGGCTGTTCGTCTCTCTACCGTGGTGCCGGCGCCCCTCCTCGGACAGGTGACCGCCGGCCGCGCCGCGCTGGCGGAGGCGTTCTTCAACGGGTGCGGCCGCCACCTCACCGAGGCGGAGCGGGCGGAGCGGGCGGAGCGGGCGGAGCGCCGAGGCTCGGCAGGGCCATCGGCTCACTGGTGCTCCGGCTCCCCGCCCGACGGTACCCACGTCAGCGCGAGCTGAGCCACCGGGTACCGCACGAGCACCGACGAGAACGAGAGTGTCCTTTGGCGATGGCTGTCCGCCCACTGCGGTCCAACCGCGACTTCACCATCTTCTGGGGCGTCCAGGCGCTCTCCGAACTCGGCAACGCCTTCTCCCTGGTGGCACTCCCCCTGCTGGTCCTGCACGCCACCGGCTCCGCCGCGCAGATGGGCCTGCTCACCGCGATCGCCGGCGTCGGGTCGATCCTGACCGGCCTGTTCGGCGGCACCTTCGCCGACCGGTTCGACCGCCGGAAGATACTGATGCTCAGCGACGCCGCCCGGCTGGTGCTCTACGGCACGATCCCGATCTGCTGGGCCATCAGCCCGCAGATCTGGGTGCTCTACGTGGTGATGGGCCTGGCCTCGATCTTCGAGATGCTGTTCAGCGTCACCTACGTCACCGCGGTGTCCAACCTGGTCGACAACGAGCAGATCACCGAGGCCAACGGGAAGTTGGAGGCGACCAACGCCATCGCCTACATCGCCGGGCCCGCGCTGGCCGGGCTGGTGGCCGGGCTCTTCGGCGCCACGGCCGCGATCACGATCAACGCCGCCAGCTTCGGCGTCTCGGTGCTCGGCCTGGCGGTGATCCGGCTGCGGCCCACCGAGCGGCCCGCCGCCGCGATCGCGCAGGCAGGAGCGGAGGCGGGGACGGAGGTGGGGCCGGAGGCAGGGAGGCGGACCGGGACCGGGACGGGGACGCGGCGCGGCTGGCGCACGCTGCACTCCGGCTTCGTGACCGGCGCCGCGTTCCTGTGGCGCAGCCCGGTCCTGCGCACGCTCACGGTGCTACTGACCATCACGACCTTCCTCAACCTCGGCATGACCGACGTCATGATCTACCAGGTCCGCCACGGTCTGGGTCAGAGCGAGCGGACCGTCGGCTACGTCCTCGCCCTCTCCGGCCTGGGCACCTGCATCGCGGCCGCGGCCACCGCCCGACTGCGCCGCGGTTGGGGATTCGGCGCCTGCTGGCTGGCCTCCTACACGCTGTGCGGGCTGGCGGTGCTGCTCCTCGCACTCACCGGCAACGTCACCTTGGCCGCCGCCTCGGCCTTCCTCTACGGCTTCGGGATGTCGCTGGCCGGCATCTGCTCGATGTCGCTGCGCCAGCAGGTCACGCCGGACCACCTGCTCGGCCGGGTCACCTCCGCGTTCTGGACCATCCACAGCAGCCTGGCTCCGCTGGGCGCGTTCCTGCTGACCGCGCTGGTGGGGCGCTTTGGTGCGCGCGGCCCGCTGATCGGGGTGGCCGTGGTCCTCCTGCTCCTGGTGGGCGCCGCCCTGTTCACCCCGATCCGGCAGCGCGCCCCGGAGCGGTCCTTCGCCCTGCCGGCCCCGAACCCGGAGTCCTGACCCCGAAAACCCAGAGCCCTGACCCTAAGTCCCAGGAGGGAGAGCACCGCTGGCCCAGCGCCCGCACGACGATCCTCAGGCCCGGTCGGCCTCCGCCGAGTTGCCCTCAACCGTGACTTGCGAGCCGCTCTCCGCAGGTCAGGAGCGGATCTGGCAGTTGGAGCAACTCACGCCGGGCGCTTCGGTCCACGCGGTCGCCAGCGCCGCCCGCATCGCCGGTCCGCTGGAGTGCGAGCGCCTCGCCACCGCCCTGCGGGCCTGTCGGCTTTCTCGCGACGACCGGCCTCACACTCGACCTCCCACCGCCGCCACCCTGAAGCGCCAAGGTCAGTAACGCCGGATACGCGAACGGCCTGCCGTATCTGCTGGGCACGGCAAGCACCATCCAGGCGGCCGGGCAGCTATGTGGCCGCCCAAGTCGTCACAACGGCGCCCCTGCTGCCAGGCCGCTCAGCACGCCGAGCGCCGCCACCACCCACCCACACACCTCAACTACGCACCCTGGAACGCCAGCGAGGCGCCCGGTGGGGGTGGGCGATACCGTCAGCGCCTCCTCAGACCGAGCGAGACGACGGTCAGCCGACGCAGCTCCTGTGGAGCGCCCGGATGCCTCCCGCCGGTGATCTCGGAAAGGGTACTGAACGAACCCGGGTAGACCATGACCGAAAGGCCTTGCTGGGCAAGACAGGCGAAGACCGCGGACTCCTCCAGAAAGTACTGCGAGGACCTTTCGATCCGCCTCTCCAGGTCGGCCTCGGTAAGTTCGTCGGAATACCTCCCGTGATAGCGCCGGCCGAACGTCTCGACGGACTCCCGGAAGTTCCGGTCGGCCCGGTGGTAGTCGATGAGGCTTCGGTGGTGCCTTGCGTAGGAATCCCACTGCTGCACTTCGGAGCAGCGCAGGAACGTGAATTCGGTCTGCGCGCGTTCGGCGGCGAACAGGGCCCGGGTGTCGGCTATGAAGCGGTCGCCCAGGGCCAGCGCCTGGGAGAGCGCCTCGTCCTCGGACAGGCTCCGGGTGGACGCCAGAGTGATCCGATGGATACTGTCCCCGACCAGCACCGTGCACCGGGAGAACCGCCGGGCTATCCAGCGGAGCATGGCGGCGAGTTTGCCCGGGGTGAAGTTACTGTTCTCCAGGCTGACGCCGAGGAAGCACTGGCCCCGCTCCGCTAGTTGGGCCCGCTGGGCCGCAGGGGAGACGAAGTCGATATTCGCCCTGTAGGACGCGTGCGGTCGGTTCTCGGGAATTCCTGATACGGCGACGGAAGTCCGTTCGTAAGAAGGCATGCTGCGGCCTGTCCGGGCTATGGAGTGAGTGAGTGATTCCCAATCGGGTTTGTCAAGGACGGGGTGACGGACGGTGAGTGGTTCGGGTCGCTGCGAGGTCACGCTGGGGCGGCTCAGTGGTGAAGGTGCGACGGTTGCATGTCAGAGCCCACAGGACATCGAGGCGGCGGCGAGCGAGGGCGAGGGTAGCTTACTTGTGGGACTTACCCTCGCTGCTCTTGCGTTCGTAGAAGGTCCTGGAGGTGGGGCAGCAGCGGGCCGCGACCTGGGCGCAAAGGTAGAACACGCGTAGGAGGCGACGGTGGTCGCGGTGGGGCCGGCACATGTTGCCGCTGATGCGTCCGGAGTCGCGTGGGACGGGCGCCAGGCGGGCCCGGCCGATCCGTCGCAGGGCGGCCGGGGTCCGGTAACCGGTCAGCAGGACGAGGGCGGCCTTGGAGGTGCTGTAGTCGAATGCCCGCTCCAGGGCCGGGAAGTACCGCGCCTCCCCCTCCACGGCCCCGCGGTCGGCGGGGAGCGCCACGGAAGCCGCCGCCCCCGCCAGCCTGGCGCCCGGATCCCGGCTGGAGGCAGTTACCGCTTTTCGGTCAGATCCCGCGCGACTACACGGCCGTCTCGGCCCGGTCTCCGTGGATCTGGCGAGCCCATGGCTGGCCTGGGCGAAACGGCTGGCCCACCAGCTGGCCGAGGCCCACGGCTGGGGACGTGGCATCCGGTTCGCCGTCAACCGCGGACTGGCGCTTGTGCTCACCGGCTACGTCGAGGGCGGCGTGATCCGCCACACCGAGATCTTCGCACCGCTGCGGGCCCTCGACCTGAGGGTCGGCCACACCGTCACCGTCCTGCAGGAGATGGGCATCTTCGAGGACGACAGCGAGCCCTCCTTCGAACGCTGGCTCGCCGAGCGGCTGGAAGGCCTCGCGCCCAGCATCCGCCCGGCATCCACACGGAGGCCGAACACTGGACCCGCGTCCTGCATGGTGGCGGCCCGCAGCCTGCCGAGGCAGGAGGGAACGGTCTGGCTCTACCTCAATCGAGTCCGGCCGGCCCTGCTGGAGTGGTCGGGCCGCTACGACCGCCTGCGGGAGGTGACCCGCGACGATGTCATCGCCCGCGCCAAGACGCTGAACGGCGCGCATCGCCACCATCAACTCGTCGCCCTGCGTTCGCTGTTCACCTGGGCCAAACGGGACGGACTCGTCTTCCGCAACCCCACCGGCCGGATCAGGGTCAGGCAGAACGAGTACTCGGTACTGCAGCCGCTTGTCCCCGAACAGGTCAACCGAGCCGTCGCTGCCGCCAGGACCCCGGCGACACGGCTACTGCTGGATCAGTACCGCGATGCGCGGCCAGACTGCGACATTGGAGAGGCTTCGCGTCGACCGGCAGCTTGAGGAAGCCATGACCCAGGGCCCGGACCCGCTCCACCTCGCCGAGGTCTTCGGGCTCGACGAGAAGACCGCCATGCGTTACGCAGACTCCGCGCGCGCCCTGCTGGAGACAGCCACTGAGCAGCAACCGTAGTGAAACCCGCTCGACCCGACCGCCCCCATGAAGAGATCATGGGCAGATGTCGTCGACCGAATCAGCAGCCCACGAGCTTCAGGACCGCGCTGTTCTCTGGAGTATCGGCGAGATCCGTGCAGACGATGTCGTCGACGCGGCCTGCGACGCACTCGTTGCCGGACTCGACAGTCCTGCCCTGCGGGTCCTGGCAGCGTGCACACGCGCCGAGGCGGACTACGAGGTGCCCGAGATTCTCCCCTCCGCCCTTGGCGAGCTGGGCCTCGCCTTCTATCCACTCGGCAGCATTGCCGGCCGGGAAGCTGCCGCACGGGCACTCGCAGGGCGGATGCTGGCCGACGAGCTGACTCCTCGGGACCTCGCCTTCCGGATCCACCAGCGGTTCGGACATGAGCTACCCCTTGCGGAACGGCTCGCCGAGCTCGACGACGAGTACGACATGCTCGACTTCGGGGGCGGCCGGGCACTGTCGGAGGTCGACGCAGAGGTCACGACCGAAGCTCGCCGACTTGCCGACTACCCTCGTGTTTCACTCGAACCCACGGATGCACCGACCTGACGCACACCGATCGACCCGTGAGTTCATGCTGAACGAGCTTCAGTTTCCGTGAACTCACGGGGCTCGTGGGGTCCCGGTAGGAACGGAACGGATAATCGGTGTTGCTGTCAAACTTTTTGACAGCTGATCGCCCCTCAGTCGTTCTCCAGGTGTGCGGGTGACCAGGCAGCAACTCGGCAGGAGCGCGGGTGGCGTGGGGCTCGGGACCTCAGCCGTCAGGCGGCGGGAGCTGCACGGGTGGCTGCCCTTGCGGAAGCCGCAGCCGGACGGAGACGGCAATTCCTGGAGGCCTTCGTCGGCGCCCCGCAGCCGCGCGCGGTCCGTCGCTTCATGGGATGAACTTCACCGCGGGGAAGGCCGCGCTCGGGCCGTCGAGCAGGTGCCCGCGGCGGTGCCGCAGGCGCTGGTCGAAGAACGCGAGCGGGTACGCCTGCTGGATCTTCACCGCCTGGTCAGGATCGAGGGTGCCGATCGCGTCCTGGAGCTGTTGCCCGCTCCATCCGAACAGCTTCGCCGCCTGCGGGAACAGCGCCTCGTTGTCGCCGTACGACACGTGGACGGCGCCCTTGGCCTGGACGTCCAGCCGCCAACCCCGCAGGAGCGACCAGAAGTGGGCGACGAGAGGCTCGGTCCGGGTGTGCACGGCGGTCATCAGCATGAACGGCCGGTCCAGGTCGCCGGCCAGCGGCGGACTCATGTCCATCGGGCCGTCGAGGCTCAGCCCAGCGCGGATGCGCTTGTCGGCGAGCGTGGCGCAGGCGGTCGCCGTCCCGCCCTTCGACCAGCCGAACGCGCCCATGCGGTGGGGGTCGAGGGAGCCGAGCAGCCCGGTCGGCAGCTGGCGTCGCTCGACGTCCGGATTGCACCCGGCGGCCAGCTGCTCGACGCAGTCGAGGACGAAGCGGATGTCCGCGGCGTAGTTCCCCGGATAGGTGGGTCCGTTCGGGCCGCCGCCCGGGACGGCGACCCGGCCGCCGGGGAACTCGGTGTACGTGTCGTACTGGTGAGCGATCGTCACGACCGCGTATCCGTGGCTGGCGAGCTCTTGGACCATGATCGTGTGGTCACCCTGGTGGCTGCGCGCACCGTGCGAGTACACGAGGACGGGCAGCCGCCGGCCCGACCGCCGCACCGGGGCGCCCACATGGCCGGCGGTGAGCGGCGCCAGGGGGACCAGGGCGCTGAACCCCGCGCTGGCGAGGAACGCCCGAAGGGCGCCGGCTGGCATCCAGGGCGCCGGCGGGTACCGCTCGACGTCCCGGGCGGGGTACCAGACGGTGGCCATCAGCTCGCGGAAGTGGCCGGGGCCCGCGATGTCGTCCGGGCGCGACCGGTCGACGAGGTGCAGCTGGACCGTGCCCACCGGGTGCGGCCCGGTGGGCACGGGCAGCGTGAGCCGCGTCGGGGCGGGTGCGGGCGCAGTGGCCGGGGCGCCCGGGTCCGCCCACGCGGGGCCGGCGATGGCGGCGAGCGGCACGGCGGCCAGCACGGCTCCTATCATGCGGCGGCGCGTCATTTCATTGCGGCTTGTGAACGGTGTGGTCGTCACGGACCCTCCCTGGGTCTTTTGGGCCGAACCGGCTGTGACCCGCGCTTGGGTAGCCGACCCGGCCCGCCAAATTCCTTGATCTTTCAGCTGCTGTCGATCTTGTGCTGAGGGCACAGAACGTTGCCCTAGGTGGCGTGCCGGAGGTGAGTCCGGCTTTCGGGTTTGCGGGCCGCTGTCGGCGCACTCGTCAGCGGTGGGCTGTCACTGGTCCCGCTTCGGCACGGTGGCCATCGCCACCAGCACCGCGACCGCCGTCCAGAGCGCGTAGACCGTCCAGGCGCCGCCGATGGTGGAGGGGTAGGGGGTGCCGATCAGCTTCG
This window harbors:
- a CDS encoding ATP-binding protein, which translates into the protein MLAKQVGPLMRPARDIALTTVVDTFKTERRRLDLDLVVAIVRALGADEPTVDRWREACIKVHGFAKQGGPVGVFGQLPTDLATFTGRREELARLISEATHPHEGIGSGAHTVVISAIEGMAGVGKTQLAVRAAHELVRAGRFADLQLHVNLRGFDPELPPADPSAVLEAFLRQLGVPAQQIPASRDERAAMYRDQLRGRSALVLLDNAANEDQVRDLLPASSTSLVLITSRRSLAGLDGVTPYLIDIFSDAESLDLLGRIAGRERVGAEPVAAARIVEYCDHLPLALALAAARLRSRPAWSLAELANRLQTGRLEAIRAGGRAIRPVLDLSYRDLAEPLRRVFCLLGHHPGPDFTPAMVAALCGIPTHEAEDALESLQDENLVRQSTPGRYELHDLLRAFALETAANNATIESSVALERLARWFLHSAHGAATAMNAPRLPELADAGDVAPLGFDSYKVALAWLDAEHENLIAVHRAAAGAKLYDTTWRLPIILNHFENLRFHKIHSAEAHRIAAEAARERGDSAVVAWNLLGASASLHALSRFDEAEAMLTEALRLYRSAHDRHGEAVALGDLGNHYNSLGRYDDAIRVLKRGIAVNEAVGDRQSVIICKLNLGVAYYLLDNLKAATACFQQALTAARACGERRAECIALGNLGEVYLRLGRAERAYAFYSEQQQVAEETGGLEYHGKSLAGLGDTLHAMGLLDEARSSWQKAYAILSEIGSPGADKVRALIQNSETNTDDDRQTLGSPSSRIS
- a CDS encoding alpha/beta hydrolase family protein, translating into MIGAVLAAVPLAAIAGPAWADPGAPATAPAPAPTRLTLPVPTGPHPVGTVQLHLVDRSRPDDIAGPGHFRELMATVWYPARDVERYPPAPWMPAGALRAFLASAGFSALVPLAPLTAGHVGAPVRRSGRRLPVLVYSHGARSHQGDHTIMVQELASHGYAVVTIAHQYDTYTEFPGGRVAVPGGGPNGPTYPGNYAADIRFVLDCVEQLAAGCNPDVERRQLPTGLLGSLDPHRMGAFGWSKGGTATACATLADKRIRAGLSLDGPMDMSPPLAGDLDRPFMLMTAVHTRTEPLVAHFWSLLRGWRLDVQAKGAVHVSYGDNEALFPQAAKLFGWSGQQLQDAIGTLDPDQAVKIQQAYPLAFFDQRLRHRRGHLLDGPSAAFPAVKFIP
- a CDS encoding MFS transporter, with translation MAVRPLRSNRDFTIFWGVQALSELGNAFSLVALPLLVLHATGSAAQMGLLTAIAGVGSILTGLFGGTFADRFDRRKILMLSDAARLVLYGTIPICWAISPQIWVLYVVMGLASIFEMLFSVTYVTAVSNLVDNEQITEANGKLEATNAIAYIAGPALAGLVAGLFGATAAITINAASFGVSVLGLAVIRLRPTERPAAAIAQAGAEAGTEVGPEAGRRTGTGTGTRRGWRTLHSGFVTGAAFLWRSPVLRTLTVLLTITTFLNLGMTDVMIYQVRHGLGQSERTVGYVLALSGLGTCIAAAATARLRRGWGFGACWLASYTLCGLAVLLLALTGNVTLAAASAFLYGFGMSLAGICSMSLRQQVTPDHLLGRVTSAFWTIHSSLAPLGAFLLTALVGRFGARGPLIGVAVVLLLLVGAALFTPIRQRAPERSFALPAPNPES
- a CDS encoding tRNA-dependent cyclodipeptide synthase translates to MPSYERTSVAVSGIPENRPHASYRANIDFVSPAAQRAQLAERGQCFLGVSLENSNFTPGKLAAMLRWIARRFSRCTVLVGDSIHRITLASTRSLSEDEALSQALALGDRFIADTRALFAAERAQTEFTFLRCSEVQQWDSYARHHRSLIDYHRADRNFRESVETFGRRYHGRYSDELTEADLERRIERSSQYFLEESAVFACLAQQGLSVMVYPGSFSTLSEITGGRHPGAPQELRRLTVVSLGLRRR